In a genomic window of Corynebacterium coyleae:
- the rpmH gene encoding 50S ribosomal protein L34, protein MSKRTFQPNNRRRARKHGFRARMQTRAGRAIVSARRKKGRANLSA, encoded by the coding sequence GTGTCTAAGCGGACTTTCCAGCCGAATAACCGTCGCCGCGCACGCAAGCACGGCTTCCGCGCTCGCATGCAGACCCGCGCCGGCCGCGCAATCGTTTCCGCGCGCCGCAAGAAGGGCCGCGCGAACCTTTCCGCGTAG
- the yidD gene encoding membrane protein insertion efficiency factor YidD, with protein sequence MAYYNFAGGEIPAARGPAAKALVGLIRGYQKYLSPLKMGGTCRFLPVCSAYGLEAVSRHGALRGGMLAAARICKCGPWHPGGYDPVPGSIELSEE encoded by the coding sequence ATGGCGTACTACAACTTCGCCGGCGGCGAAATCCCCGCCGCCCGCGGACCGGCCGCCAAAGCGCTGGTCGGGCTGATTCGCGGCTACCAAAAATACCTCTCACCCCTTAAAATGGGCGGGACCTGTCGTTTTCTGCCGGTATGCAGCGCGTATGGGCTCGAAGCTGTGTCTCGGCACGGCGCTCTACGTGGTGGGATGCTGGCGGCGGCCCGGATCTGCAAATGCGGACCCTGGCACCCGGGGGGCTACGACCCTGTCCCGGGCAGCATCGAATTGAGTGAGGAGTAA
- the rnpA gene encoding ribonuclease P protein component yields the protein MLPRPHKLTSSADFKTAMKQGVRAGSRTLMVHVYPRPDEVITGGPRFGLVVSKQVGNAVTRHAVSRRLRHVVVQRGVVDKLPRNYDVVIRALPKSATATSDDLARDMERAITKALNR from the coding sequence GTGCTACCCCGCCCGCACAAACTCACTTCATCTGCCGACTTCAAAACGGCGATGAAGCAGGGAGTGCGCGCGGGGTCTCGCACGTTAATGGTCCATGTCTACCCACGCCCGGACGAGGTCATCACAGGTGGCCCACGTTTCGGGCTTGTGGTGTCTAAGCAGGTCGGCAACGCCGTGACCCGCCATGCGGTGTCGCGGAGGTTGAGGCATGTGGTGGTGCAACGTGGGGTCGTCGATAAGCTGCCGCGCAATTACGACGTCGTCATTCGCGCCCTGCCGAAATCAGCCACCGCAACCAGTGATGACCTCGCGCGCGACATGGAACGCGCCATCACCAAAGCGCTGAACCGCTGA